One Stigmatella aurantiaca genomic window carries:
- a CDS encoding transposase — MSPRLFRPWQSEQGQLLPQYTREVLGEKHLACFFADLAGVLDFSAVLKAYTKECGQPPYHPVMMTLLLMYAYARGVNSSREIARRCETDLGFRYLAGGERPDHDTLCTFRVRHLEAFRVLFVDTLRVAIEAGLKKVGHLSVDGTKMKANASKHKAMSYGRMDEATRKLHEQVKKLLEEAAALDAEEDERYGKGQRGTSCPRNWRTRPSELSG, encoded by the coding sequence GTGTCCCCCAGGCTGTTCCGGCCGTGGCAGTCGGAGCAAGGGCAGTTACTGCCGCAGTACACGCGAGAGGTACTGGGGGAGAAGCACCTGGCGTGCTTCTTCGCAGACTTGGCGGGGGTGCTGGACTTCAGCGCGGTGCTCAAGGCGTACACGAAGGAGTGCGGGCAGCCGCCCTACCACCCGGTGATGATGACGCTGCTGCTGATGTACGCGTACGCGCGAGGGGTCAATAGCAGCCGGGAGATAGCGAGGCGGTGCGAGACGGACCTGGGCTTCCGCTACTTGGCAGGAGGAGAGAGGCCGGACCACGACACGCTGTGCACCTTCCGGGTGAGACACCTGGAGGCCTTCCGAGTGCTGTTCGTGGACACGCTGAGGGTGGCCATCGAGGCAGGGCTGAAGAAGGTGGGACACTTGTCGGTGGACGGCACGAAGATGAAAGCCAATGCGAGCAAGCACAAGGCGATGAGCTACGGGAGGATGGACGAGGCGACCCGGAAGCTGCACGAGCAGGTGAAGAAGCTACTGGAAGAGGCCGCAGCGTTGGATGCCGAGGAGGACGAACGCTACGGTAAAGGACAGCGGGGGACGAGCTGCCCGAGGAACTGGCGGACCCGGCCATCCGAGCTGAGCGGCTGA